One window from the genome of Thermus tengchongensis encodes:
- a CDS encoding IclR family transcriptional regulator domain-containing protein, giving the protein MTAKEVALKLGKSLYTAYYLLNSLCQEDFALRLEGGVYVPKTSLLSNLVGELKNVAREANLLSKCRSYVVSLRGQAICLEATFGHQGQVGPAGLGRRLNRAAHALAVGKAVVAFLGSSVKELLPHPLPRFTPNTLSWNELYVELERIRSEGVAFDVEEYQQGVCCVAVPIRVNNGAILALGLALPSGRFLAEGDKLADWLRRQIPKEVQHV; this is encoded by the coding sequence TTGACCGCGAAAGAGGTGGCTCTTAAGCTGGGGAAAAGCCTTTATACCGCTTATTACCTCTTGAATTCTTTATGTCAGGAAGACTTCGCCCTCCGCTTAGAGGGCGGTGTTTATGTGCCCAAAACCTCCCTCCTCAGTAACCTAGTTGGCGAGCTCAAGAACGTTGCCCGCGAGGCTAATCTGCTCAGCAAATGCCGAAGCTATGTGGTTTCGCTTAGGGGTCAAGCCATCTGCCTGGAAGCCACCTTTGGCCACCAGGGACAGGTAGGCCCTGCAGGTTTAGGCCGCCGCTTAAACAGGGCGGCCCATGCGCTGGCTGTGGGCAAGGCCGTGGTTGCCTTTCTTGGATCTAGCGTAAAGGAACTTCTTCCACATCCTCTACCGCGCTTCACTCCTAATACCCTTTCCTGGAACGAACTGTACGTCGAGTTGGAGCGAATACGGTCTGAAGGTGTGGCCTTTGACGTAGAAGAATACCAACAGGGGGTGTGTTGCGTTGCCGTACCGATACGGGTGAACAACGGAGCCATCCTTGCACTCGGTTTGGCCCTACCCTCGGGTCGGTTTCTGGCGGAAGGGGATAAGCTTGCGGACTGGCTCCGCAGGCAGATTCCCAAGGAGGTGCAGCATGTCTAA
- a CDS encoding IS200/IS605 family accessory protein TnpB-related protein produces MLPGGRVVKRGKKKGKKGEPKPYTGLEALLLFPDHGDYVATLGHGRSPYLALMRRFSAAFRFAYNRLLEGEKREDLKKEDGPLCTLFCLNTRYADDALLKAQALLTAQRELGENPRKVVFGGRKLLADLARLKRSNLPLYERKKAEWRERRKGTLYARGDKSKKGNPHLRLVVQDGSLFGAPTPQMNLWLQINLGEKRYAWALVKTSHPRLQALLSRVYAHEPYNVELALREGRVYALFSWEEELPPVSLTQEGGVLALDVNADPYGLALAVVNPDGSLRRHLTLFLEEVDRAKNRGAKEIALWRMAHQIVSLAQEEGVAIATERLKHLPKGRRGDGLGPAFRRQAHRFAYRSLLGKVHALARKRGIQSLEVNPQDTSTIGMLKYAPLLSLSKDVAAAYVIGRGFKEEIPKPLKALLQDPSFHDRPRRFYEGRIAQLKERHREEKNPYLKRKLRRELAQMRKALATLPSLQGEPGGPAGSTAGRNPQGIHAWRALRVGLFLPLLGRKVPRDLSVLKPILLGSWEGWKGGLDPHPGGGSAAADAHLRVGVGSGG; encoded by the coding sequence ATGCTCCCAGGAGGCCGAGTCGTGAAGAGGGGAAAGAAGAAGGGAAAGAAAGGGGAGCCCAAGCCCTACACCGGCCTGGAAGCCCTCCTCCTCTTCCCCGACCACGGGGACTACGTGGCCACCCTTGGTCACGGGCGTAGCCCGTATCTTGCCCTCATGCGCCGCTTCTCCGCCGCCTTCCGCTTCGCCTACAACAGGCTTCTGGAGGGGGAAAAGCGGGAGGATCTGAAAAAGGAAGACGGCCCCCTCTGCACCCTCTTCTGCCTCAACACCCGCTACGCCGACGACGCCCTCCTGAAGGCCCAGGCCCTCCTCACCGCCCAAAGGGAGCTGGGGGAGAACCCCCGCAAGGTGGTCTTCGGGGGGAGGAAACTTCTTGCAGACCTGGCCCGGCTCAAACGGAGCAACCTCCCGCTCTATGAGCGGAAGAAGGCGGAGTGGCGGGAAAGGCGCAAGGGCACCCTCTACGCCCGTGGGGATAAGAGCAAAAAGGGCAACCCACACCTGCGCTTGGTGGTGCAGGACGGAAGCCTCTTCGGGGCCCCTACACCCCAAATGAACCTCTGGCTTCAGATCAACCTGGGGGAAAAGCGCTACGCCTGGGCCCTGGTGAAGACCTCCCACCCCAGGCTCCAAGCGCTTCTGTCCCGGGTGTATGCCCATGAGCCCTACAACGTGGAACTCGCCTTGCGGGAGGGGAGGGTCTACGCCCTCTTCTCCTGGGAGGAGGAGCTTCCTCCAGTTTCCCTCACCCAGGAGGGGGGCGTCCTGGCCCTGGACGTCAACGCCGACCCCTACGGGCTGGCCCTGGCGGTGGTGAACCCGGACGGGAGCCTCAGAAGGCACCTCACCCTCTTCCTGGAGGAGGTGGACCGGGCCAAGAACCGGGGGGCCAAGGAGATCGCCCTCTGGCGGATGGCCCACCAGATCGTCTCCCTGGCCCAGGAGGAGGGGGTGGCCATCGCCACGGAGCGGCTGAAGCACCTTCCCAAGGGCAGACGGGGAGATGGTCTTGGGCCTGCTTTCCGCCGCCAAGCCCACCGCTTCGCCTACCGCTCCCTCCTGGGGAAGGTGCACGCCTTGGCCCGAAAGCGGGGCATCCAAAGCCTGGAGGTGAACCCCCAGGACACCTCCACCATCGGGATGCTGAAGTACGCCCCCCTCCTGTCCTTGTCCAAGGACGTGGCCGCGGCCTACGTGATTGGCCGNGGGTTCAAGGAGGAGATCCCCAAACCCCTCAAAGCCCTCCTCCAGGACCCCTCCTTTCACGACCGCCCCCGCCGCTTCTACGAGGGGCGGATAGCCCAGCTCAAGGAGCGGCACCGTGAGGAGAAGAACCCCTACCTCAAGCGCAAGCTCAGGCGGGAGCTTGCCCAGATGAGAAAAGCTCTCGCCACCCTTCCAAGCCTTCAGGGTGAGCCAGGCGGCCCTGCGGGGTCTACCGCGGGAAGGAACCCCCAGGGCATCCACGCCTGGCGAGCCCTGAGGGTAGGCCTTTTCCTTCCCCTCCTTGGGCGGAAGGTGCCGAGGGATCTCTCGGTCCTCAAGCCCATCCTGCTGGGATCGTGGGAGGGGTGGAAGGGAGGCTTAGACCCTCATCCTGGTGGGGGGTCGGCTGCTGCGGATGCCCACCTACGCGTGGGGGTGGGTAGTGGTGGCTAG
- a CDS encoding DUF5615 family PIN-like protein — protein MKNLLVGTLALATAIGIPALRAWRGEAPFPTPEAALVLEMRPGMKDPEVLALARGEGALLLTTDEDLGELVFRQGFLGTGVLLLRLEGLPPLAKADRVAWALRKHGVVG, from the coding sequence ATGAAGAACCTCCTGGTAGGCACCCTGGCCCTGGCCACGGCCATTGGCATCCCCGCCCTGAGGGCTTGGCGGGGTGAGGCCCCTTTTCCCACACCGGAAGCGGCCCTGGTCCTGGAGATGCGCCCGGGGATGAAAGACCCTGAGGTTCTGGCCCTGGCCCGGGGGGAAGGGGCCCTGCTCCTCACCACGGACGAGGACCTTGGTGAGCTGGTCTTCCGCCAAGGGTTCCTCGGCACCGGGGTGTTGCTCCTGCGCCTGGAGGGCTTGCCGCCTCTGGCGAAGGCGGACCGGGTGGCCTGGGCCCTGCGGAAGCATGGGGTGGTAGGTTAA
- a CDS encoding putative toxin-antitoxin system toxin component, PIN family: MKVVLDTNVLIAALLTKGKAYRLVLHFGLEKEAFDILSSKEQVAELKRVLREKFPGVLRRAEVGTFINRFREAALMVKPQPGVKHSPDPDDNIILGIALAGEAD, from the coding sequence TTGAAGGTCGTTCTTGATACCAACGTCCTCATCGCTGCCCTGCTTACCAAGGGTAAAGCTTATCGCCTGGTGCTCCACTTCGGCTTAGAAAAGGAGGCTTTCGACATCCTCTCCTCCAAAGAGCAAGTCGCTGAGCTGAAGCGCGTTCTTCGGGAGAAGTTCCCTGGCGTTTTGAGGCGGGCGGAGGTGGGTACTTTCATCAATCGCTTCCGGGAAGCTGCGCTGATGGTTAAGCCCCAACCTGGGGTGAAGCACTCTCCCGATCCTGACGACAACATCATCCTAGGAATCGCCCTGGCTGGAGAGGCCGATTAG
- a CDS encoding methylamine dehydrogenase light chain yields the protein MLAWLARILVGGFAVPLLPVARVARAEAADPGDPTRCDYWRYCAIDGYLCSCCGGTPSTCPPGTVPSPTAWVGTCLNPADGKRYIIAYRDCCGKDSCGRCACLNLEGELPVYRPQLNNDIVWCLGAPSLIYHCSGAAIVGVAEG from the coding sequence GTGCTCGCCTGGTTGGCCCGGATTCTGGTAGGGGGTTTCGCCGTGCCCCTGTTGCCCGTGGCTCGCGTGGCCCGGGCGGAGGCCGCCGATCCTGGGGACCCCACCCGCTGCGACTACTGGCGGTACTGCGCCATCGACGGTTACCTGTGCTCCTGCTGCGGGGGTACGCCTTCCACCTGCCCCCCGGGTACGGTCCCTTCCCCCACTGCCTGGGTGGGCACCTGCCTCAACCCGGCAGACGGGAAACGCTACATCATCGCCTACCGTGATTGCTGTGGCAAGGACAGTTGCGGCCGGTGCGCCTGCCTCAATCTCGAGGGGGAACTCCCTGTCTACCGACCTCAGCTCAACAACGACATCGTTTGGTGCTTGGGGGCACCGAGCCTCATCTACCACTGCTCCGGGGCAGCCATCGTAGGGGTAGCCGAAGGATGA
- the mauD gene encoding methylamine dehydrogenase accessory protein MauD yields MTLLYVSTVLLWIAVVALSLLLFALARQIGILHERIAPLGALMLDQGPKVGEPAPLFELPDILGRPVRLGGKRDRATLLLFASSTCPVCKKVLPIAKALAREEGLDLVVVGDESPEALKRFAEANGLGEHTVINAPEVGRSYRIGKIPYAVLIDREGAIRAKGLVNSREHLESLVEAYRLGVASIQDFLAEGGKRWKV; encoded by the coding sequence ATGACCCTGCTTTATGTGTCGACAGTTCTCCTCTGGATCGCGGTCGTCGCCCTGAGCCTGCTCCTGTTTGCCCTAGCCCGGCAGATAGGGATCCTCCATGAACGGATAGCCCCCCTCGGGGCCTTGATGCTGGACCAGGGCCCCAAGGTGGGGGAGCCGGCTCCACTCTTCGAACTCCCCGACATCCTCGGTCGCCCTGTGCGCCTCGGGGGCAAACGGGACCGGGCGACCCTTCTGCTCTTCGCATCCTCCACCTGTCCCGTATGCAAAAAGGTCCTGCCCATTGCCAAAGCCCTTGCGAGGGAAGAGGGTTTGGACCTGGTCGTGGTGGGCGACGAGTCTCCAGAGGCCTTGAAACGCTTCGCCGAAGCTAACGGCCTTGGAGAGCACACCGTGATCAACGCCCCAGAGGTGGGGCGAAGCTACCGGATCGGGAAAATCCCCTACGCTGTCCTCATCGACCGAGAGGGAGCTATTCGGGCAAAGGGATTGGTAAACAGCCGGGAACATTTGGAAAGCCTGGTGGAGGCCTACCGGCTGGGCGTGGCTTCGATACAAGACTTTCTGGCGGAAGGAGGTAAGAGATGGAAAGTCTAG
- a CDS encoding c-type cytochrome, whose protein sequence is MKWFLVAGTLLALSWSLAQGEAIYQSRCAVCHGAKGEGHPGVYPPLAGSLGRLLALEEARAYLVWVTTYGLSGPIRSGGVEYNGVMLAYPGLSVAERADLLNHLLALNAGYLPGGFRRFTPEEVQGFVKDKKTPAELRRLREMLVAKLQQKGLPVP, encoded by the coding sequence ATGAAGTGGTTCTTGGTGGCGGGCACCTTGCTAGCCCTTTCTTGGAGCCTTGCCCAGGGGGAGGCCATCTACCAGAGCCGTTGTGCTGTCTGCCACGGTGCGAAGGGGGAAGGGCATCCCGGGGTGTACCCTCCTTTGGCGGGTAGCCTGGGACGGTTGCTCGCCCTAGAGGAAGCCCGGGCTTACCTCGTCTGGGTCACGACCTACGGTCTGTCCGGGCCCATACGCTCCGGGGGGGTGGAGTACAACGGGGTCATGCTCGCCTACCCGGGCTTATCGGTAGCGGAGCGGGCAGATCTCCTCAACCACCTTCTTGCGTTAAACGCCGGCTACCTTCCGGGCGGCTTCAGGCGCTTTACCCCGGAGGAGGTGCAGGGGTTTGTCAAAGACAAGAAAACCCCGGCCGAACTGAGGCGCTTGAGGGAAATGCTGGTCGCTAAGCTACAGCAGAAGGGACTCCCCGTTCCCTGA
- a CDS encoding amine dehydrogenase large subunit gives MRLLTLTLFLSLFNLALAQLPPETSSTATLPAWQPHWVFVLDSNFPYLTANKATLLDGDRLDMLGMISMGYLANLEVSPDGKEIYAIETFHSRLTRGERTDVVTIYDAKTLLPLGEIPIPAKRFLVVTKRNVTGLTTDGRFLLVYNYTPGQSVSVVDLRARRFIGEIETPGCALVYPIGPRQFVMICADGALLGVSLDDNGRVRSLNRSSQIFNPDEDPVFEHAVTLGNRLYLVSYKGKVYEIDGSGVPPRLLRTFALPEEGFRPGGWQLLSVHPNGFLYVLVHRGGDWTHKYPGEEVWVISLREGRRVDRIRLVEPANSIYVTQDGRPLLFALSEHGFVQVYGAFSGRYQGRIDEIGISPLVLIGR, from the coding sequence ATGCGGTTACTGACCTTGACCTTATTCCTTTCCCTCTTCAACCTCGCTCTGGCCCAGCTGCCCCCCGAGACCTCTTCCACCGCCACCTTACCGGCTTGGCAACCCCACTGGGTCTTTGTGTTGGACTCTAATTTTCCCTATCTGACTGCCAACAAAGCGACCCTTCTGGATGGGGATAGGCTGGACATGCTTGGCATGATCAGTATGGGGTATCTCGCCAACCTGGAGGTCTCCCCTGACGGCAAAGAGATCTATGCCATAGAAACCTTCCACTCGCGTCTCACCCGGGGCGAAAGAACGGATGTGGTTACCATTTACGATGCGAAAACACTTCTTCCCCTAGGGGAAATTCCTATTCCTGCGAAGCGGTTCCTGGTAGTCACCAAGAGGAACGTCACGGGCTTAACCACAGATGGCCGGTTTCTCCTTGTCTACAACTACACTCCTGGGCAGTCCGTCAGCGTGGTGGACCTGAGAGCCCGCCGGTTCATTGGCGAGATCGAGACTCCGGGATGCGCCCTTGTTTACCCTATAGGTCCTCGACAATTCGTCATGATTTGTGCTGATGGTGCCTTGCTAGGTGTGAGCCTGGATGACAACGGACGGGTCAGATCCCTGAACCGTAGCTCCCAGATCTTTAACCCGGATGAAGACCCCGTGTTTGAGCACGCGGTTACCCTTGGAAACCGTTTGTACTTAGTCTCCTACAAGGGAAAGGTCTACGAGATTGACGGAAGTGGAGTCCCACCCCGTCTCTTGCGTACCTTTGCCCTCCCCGAGGAGGGGTTCCGACCCGGAGGATGGCAGCTTTTGTCCGTTCACCCGAATGGCTTCCTTTATGTGCTCGTCCACAGAGGCGGAGATTGGACCCACAAGTACCCCGGGGAAGAGGTGTGGGTAATCAGTCTGCGGGAAGGACGGCGGGTGGACCGGATTCGGCTCGTGGAGCCCGCGAACTCCATCTATGTGACCCAGGATGGGCGTCCGCTCCTCTTTGCTCTTTCGGAACACGGATTTGTCCAAGTTTACGGGGCTTTCTCCGGCCGGTACCAGGGCCGGATCGACGAAATCGGCATTTCGCCACTCGTCCTCATCGGGAGGTAA
- a CDS encoding c-type cytochrome, with protein MHRWAYTAVLLLVGMSTSLALSPEKLYLLHCMGCHGSKGEGIPGRVPTLRGFVGYFVYIPEGRAFLIQVPGVANSSLSDAELAEVTNWILRTFSPEQLPKDFRPYSPEEVTQLRRKAPLLEVSPVREAILQKLRSMGIIKP; from the coding sequence ATGCACAGGTGGGCATACACCGCCGTCCTTCTCCTGGTGGGAATGTCCACTAGTCTAGCCCTTAGCCCGGAGAAGCTCTACCTCCTGCACTGCATGGGATGCCACGGGTCGAAAGGGGAAGGGATTCCCGGAAGGGTACCGACCCTACGGGGCTTCGTGGGTTACTTCGTGTACATCCCTGAAGGGCGGGCTTTTCTGATCCAAGTGCCGGGGGTCGCCAATTCTTCCTTATCCGATGCCGAGCTCGCCGAGGTGACGAACTGGATTCTACGGACGTTCAGCCCTGAGCAGCTTCCCAAGGATTTCCGGCCTTACTCCCCAGAGGAAGTTACTCAGCTCCGGAGAAAAGCCCCCCTCTTGGAAGTTTCTCCCGTCCGGGAGGCGATTTTACAAAAACTACGGAGCATGGGCATCATCAAGCCATGA
- a CDS encoding YceI family protein, with product MRLALGLLLALIPVFALNLKPATYRVSWGEVTYRARTVLSAWTGRNKAISGAVTLSQAGVLGGKLCVDLSAWDSGNALRDAHTRKMFRVERYPEACFVPRSLALLRTGRLTVVGDLFLNGQKGPWTLSGTLQEDSGKVSLSLEGYLSLGKWRLKPPRLLGLEVEDRVDVEIDLELEEIH from the coding sequence ATGCGACTAGCTCTAGGCCTGTTGCTGGCACTAATACCGGTTTTTGCCCTTAACCTCAAACCTGCCACATATCGGGTTTCCTGGGGCGAGGTGACCTATCGGGCCCGGACCGTACTGAGCGCATGGACGGGGAGAAACAAGGCGATCTCGGGGGCGGTGACGCTATCCCAAGCTGGCGTGCTCGGGGGAAAACTCTGTGTGGACCTCTCGGCGTGGGACTCTGGAAACGCCCTTCGGGATGCGCACACCCGGAAGATGTTCCGAGTAGAACGGTACCCTGAGGCTTGCTTTGTTCCCCGAAGCCTAGCCTTGCTGAGAACCGGCAGGCTTACCGTCGTAGGCGATCTTTTCCTGAACGGTCAGAAAGGACCATGGACCTTATCCGGTACGCTGCAGGAGGATTCCGGAAAGGTCTCCCTTAGTCTGGAAGGTTACCTTAGCCTGGGGAAATGGCGTTTAAAGCCACCCCGTCTTCTGGGCCTTGAGGTGGAGGACAGAGTCGACGTGGAGATAGATCTGGAGCTGGAAGAGATCCACTAG
- a CDS encoding DUF5615 family PIN-like protein — protein sequence MKEPLRFLVDAHLPLRRVGRLREVGYDAVHTSELPLGNATPDREICALSLRERRVVVTKDGDFVQDLFLRKEPYKLLLISTGNIRNRDLEGLFLRNLPTLASLMEAHTFVELGRDFITVHF from the coding sequence GTGAAGGAGCCCTTGCGCTTTCTGGTGGACGCCCACCTTCCCCTCCGGCGGGTGGGCCGTTTGCGGGAAGTGGGCTACGATGCTGTGCACACCAGCGAGCTTCCCCTAGGCAATGCCACGCCAGACCGGGAGATATGCGCCCTTTCCCTCCGGGAGCGGCGGGTGGTGGTCACCAAGGACGGGGACTTTGTTCAGGACCTTTTCCTCCGGAAGGAGCCCTACAAGCTCCTGCTTATCTCCACCGGCAATATCCGCAACCGCGACCTGGAAGGGCTTTTCTTGCGCAACCTGCCTACCCTGGCTTCCCTCATGGAAGCCCACACCTTTGTGGAGCTTGGGCGGGATTTCATTACGGTGCACTTCTGA
- a CDS encoding DUF433 domain-containing protein, producing the protein MEQAELLARITVDPEVNHGQPTVRGLRYPVKVLLELLASGMTPEEILADYPDLEPEDLQAVLLYAAKLAEVKTVLRVA; encoded by the coding sequence ATGGAGCAGGCCGAGCTTCTAGCCCGCATCACCGTGGACCCCGAGGTCAACCATGGACAGCCCACGGTGCGGGGGTTGCGCTACCCGGTGAAGGTGCTCCTGGAACTCCTGGCCTCGGGCATGACCCCGGAGGAGATCCTGGCAGACTACCCTGACCTGGAACCCGAGGATCTCCAGGCGGTTCTCCTCTACGCCGCCAAGCTGGCCGAGGTGAAGACCGTCCTAAGGGTGGCGTGA
- a CDS encoding helix-turn-helix domain-containing protein, whose translation MKGYPCYLERDGEGRWAGFALDLPVYAWGKATPEEVERSLAKGLALALLAFQEEGRPLPPPGRPLTPEEEGERDREGYLLVYVEPHPVNPTSLELRRALKASGLTAREVAKRMGTTPSALSRLLDPFYFGHSLESLRRFAQALGGEVRVQVVARGEG comes from the coding sequence ATGAAAGGTTATCCCTGCTACTTGGAAAGGGACGGGGAGGGCAGGTGGGCAGGCTTTGCCCTGGACCTGCCCGTTTACGCCTGGGGCAAGGCCACTCCGGAGGAGGTGGAGCGGAGCCTGGCCAAGGGCCTGGCCCTGGCCCTCCTGGCGTTCCAGGAGGAGGGCAGGCCTCTCCCCCCTCCCGGCCGTCCCCTGACCCCTGAGGAGGAGGGGGAGAGGGACCGGGAAGGCTACCTCCTGGTCTACGTGGAGCCCCACCCCGTCAACCCCACGAGCCTGGAGCTCCGCAGGGCCCTCAAGGCCAGCGGCCTCACCGCCCGGGAAGTGGCGAAGCGCATGGGCACCACCCCTTCCGCCCTTTCCCGCCTCCTCGATCCCTTTTACTTCGGCCACAGCCTGGAGAGCCTGCGCCGCTTCGCCCAAGCCCTGGGCGGCGAAGTGCGGGTCCAGGTGGTAGCCCGGGGGGAAGGCTAG
- a CDS encoding DJ-1/PfpI family protein — MSKKVLLLAGDAAEALETMYPLQRLKEEGFTVHVAAPKKKVFQTVVHDFEPHMDTYTEKPGYRVSADLAFSEVDPQTYDGLYITGGRAPEWIRNEAGALDIVRHFFEAEKPVGTLCHGPLVLIAAGVVKGRKLAAYWALKPDVEVAGGTFVDQEVVVDGNLVTGRAWPDNPAILREFIHLLRTSPR; from the coding sequence ATGTCTAAAAAGGTGCTCCTGTTGGCCGGAGATGCGGCGGAGGCTCTGGAGACCATGTACCCTCTTCAGCGCTTAAAGGAAGAGGGGTTCACTGTCCATGTGGCAGCCCCCAAGAAGAAGGTCTTCCAAACTGTGGTCCACGACTTCGAACCCCACATGGACACCTACACTGAAAAGCCAGGATACCGGGTATCGGCGGACTTGGCTTTCAGCGAAGTAGACCCGCAAACCTACGATGGACTTTACATAACGGGTGGGCGTGCCCCGGAGTGGATTCGCAACGAAGCAGGGGCTTTGGACATCGTCAGGCACTTCTTCGAAGCAGAGAAACCGGTGGGCACCCTGTGCCACGGTCCCTTAGTCTTGATAGCCGCTGGGGTGGTCAAGGGTAGGAAGCTGGCTGCCTATTGGGCTCTTAAACCGGACGTGGAGGTTGCGGGAGGTACTTTTGTAGACCAGGAGGTAGTAGTGGACGGCAACCTGGTCACGGGAAGGGCTTGGCCGGACAATCCGGCAATCCTACGTGAATTCATCCACCTCTTGAGGACATCTCCGAGGTGA
- a CDS encoding type II toxin-antitoxin system HicA family toxin codes for MPPKYRELRRWLRQAGFELQPGRGKGDHEVWKHPDGRLVILDPGKDPPPLGTFKKMLRDAGLPEEPFQERGKARKQRG; via the coding sequence GTGCCTCCTAAGTACCGCGAGCTTCGGCGCTGGCTTCGGCAAGCGGGCTTTGAACTCCAGCCCGGAAGGGGCAAAGGCGACCATGAGGTGTGGAAGCACCCGGATGGGCGCCTGGTGATCCTGGATCCTGGCAAGGATCCACCTCCCCTAGGCACCTTCAAGAAAATGCTTCGGGATGCCGGGTTGCCCGAAGAACCCTTCCAGGAGCGGGGTAAGGCGAGGAAGCAAAGGGGTTGA